One region of Bacteroidia bacterium genomic DNA includes:
- the paaZ gene encoding phenylacetic acid degradation bifunctional protein PaaZ: MKLKNYALGQWVEGEGDGTPLYNAVNGDLVATATSKGLDFKAMLEYARNVGGPTLRKMTFHQRALMLKALAMHLNEKKEIFYKLSAATGASKGDSWVDIEGGIGNLFVMASKGRRELANETFHVDGKPEVTSKGGTFIGHHICVPLEGVAIHINAFNFPCWGMLEKLAVNFLAGVPAIVKPATATSYLTELMVQEIIKSELLPAGALQLICGSAGNILDFVDCQDVVTFTGSAETGRMLKAHPAIIENSVRFNMEADSLNCCILGNDVTPDMEEFSLFIKEVSKELTTKAGQRCTAIRRTIVPEHLVEPVIDALKKRIATTKIGDPSLEGVRMGPLASKGQVKDVREKVELLKQECEVVYGDLDNFEIVGGDREKGSFFASMLLYCNDPFTKTAPHNIEAFGPVSTVMPYKTAQDAARLAKMGKGSLVGSVFTASDDFAAEIVLNTAAYHGRLYIINRESAGEATGHGSPLAHLVHGGPGRAGGGEEMGGIRGIFHYMQRTAIQGSPTTLTRITNVYQPKARQTEDIIHPFRKYFEDLKIGETLVTHKRTVTETDIVNFANISGDNFYAHTDITSLEGSVFTGRVAHGYFVISAAAGLFVDPKKGPVLANYGLDELRFIKPVYVGATIGVRLTVKEKIWKEKREGEKPQGVVKWQVDVYDETGETVALATILTLVERREE, encoded by the coding sequence ATGAAACTTAAAAATTATGCTTTGGGTCAATGGGTAGAAGGTGAAGGCGATGGAACCCCACTTTATAATGCCGTAAACGGTGATTTAGTAGCAACCGCCACCAGCAAAGGCCTCGATTTTAAAGCCATGTTGGAATATGCCCGTAACGTAGGAGGTCCAACTTTGCGTAAAATGACCTTTCACCAGCGCGCCCTCATGCTCAAGGCCCTGGCCATGCACCTGAATGAGAAAAAAGAAATTTTCTATAAACTTTCTGCCGCCACCGGTGCCTCTAAAGGCGATAGCTGGGTGGATATCGAAGGAGGCATTGGAAACCTGTTTGTGATGGCTTCCAAAGGCAGGCGCGAACTGGCCAACGAAACCTTCCATGTGGATGGCAAGCCTGAAGTTACTTCCAAAGGCGGAACCTTCATTGGTCATCATATCTGTGTGCCTCTTGAAGGTGTAGCGATTCATATCAACGCCTTCAACTTCCCATGTTGGGGCATGCTGGAAAAGTTGGCTGTAAACTTCCTTGCCGGTGTTCCTGCTATTGTAAAACCTGCTACCGCTACCAGTTACCTTACCGAATTGATGGTGCAGGAAATTATCAAATCCGAACTACTCCCCGCCGGAGCATTGCAATTAATTTGCGGTAGTGCCGGAAATATTCTCGATTTTGTGGATTGCCAGGATGTGGTAACCTTTACCGGTAGCGCCGAAACCGGACGTATGCTCAAGGCCCACCCTGCCATTATCGAAAATTCGGTAAGGTTTAACATGGAGGCCGACTCCCTCAATTGCTGCATACTAGGAAACGACGTAACGCCGGATATGGAAGAATTTTCTCTTTTTATCAAAGAGGTTAGCAAAGAACTTACTACCAAGGCCGGACAGCGTTGTACCGCCATTCGACGTACTATTGTTCCTGAACATTTGGTGGAACCGGTTATTGATGCTCTTAAAAAGCGCATTGCTACCACCAAAATCGGTGACCCGAGTTTGGAAGGTGTTCGCATGGGACCGCTAGCCAGTAAAGGTCAAGTGAAGGATGTGCGAGAAAAGGTGGAATTGCTCAAACAAGAATGCGAAGTAGTATATGGTGATTTAGACAATTTTGAAATTGTAGGTGGTGATCGTGAAAAAGGTTCCTTCTTTGCTTCTATGCTTTTGTATTGCAACGATCCTTTTACCAAAACAGCACCGCACAACATCGAAGCTTTTGGTCCGGTTAGTACAGTTATGCCTTATAAAACTGCACAGGATGCAGCTCGTTTAGCCAAGATGGGAAAGGGAAGTCTGGTGGGTTCTGTGTTTACTGCCAGCGACGATTTTGCAGCCGAGATAGTATTAAATACGGCAGCTTACCACGGACGTTTGTACATCATTAACCGCGAAAGTGCCGGCGAGGCCACCGGGCATGGTTCACCCTTAGCGCATTTGGTGCATGGTGGTCCGGGTAGAGCAGGAGGGGGAGAGGAAATGGGCGGCATACGCGGCATATTCCATTATATGCAGCGCACGGCCATACAGGGCAGTCCTACCACACTTACCCGTATTACCAATGTGTACCAGCCCAAAGCCAGGCAAACGGAGGATATCATTCATCCTTTCCGCAAATATTTCGAAGATTTGAAGATAGGGGAGACCCTGGTTACCCACAAACGCACGGTTACCGAGACCGACATAGTAAATTTTGCCAACATCAGCGGTGACAATTTTTATGCCCATACTGACATTACCTCTCTGGAGGGCAGTGTGTTTACAGGTCGGGTGGCGCATGGCTACTTCGTCATTTCAGCCGCAGCCGGTTTGTTTGTTGACCCCAAAAAAGGTCCGGTTTTGGCCAATTACGGTCTGGACGAGTTGCGTTTTATCAAGCCGGTTTACGTAGGTGCGACTATTGGCGTACGCCTCACCGTAAAAGAAAAAATTTGGAAGGAAAAGCGCGAAGGTGAAAAGCCTCAAGGTGTAGTAAAATGGCAGGTTGATGTATACGACGAAACCGGCGAAACCGTGGCTTTGGCAACGATTTTGACCTTGGTGGAAAGAAGGGAGGAGTAA
- a CDS encoding YihY/virulence factor BrkB family protein: protein MSTTEFKSRKKWALLRKLIRKLKSVRLPLFDGLPFWDVMVFFIQGLQKGALNIRASSMAFSFFLAIFPAIIFLFTLIAYIPIDNFQGQLLSLLEEFMPYNAYQASRETIEDIVKQRRGGLLSFGFIFALYFATNGINAMIEAFNRTFHSVRRRKALQQRFVAILLTVILSVLLLVSIALIIFSQVVMGYLVKNGFMSKDNYLVLLLVNWFVSIALVYFATSFVYYLGPSRHTRWNFFSAGSSLATLLIILTSYGFSVYINHFNQYNKLYGSIGTLIIVLLWLYINSFLLLIGFELNASIERAKQTTTKDSPSTEVIPSTG, encoded by the coding sequence GTGAGCACTACAGAATTTAAAAGCCGAAAGAAATGGGCATTGCTGCGTAAGTTGATCAGAAAACTAAAATCTGTTCGGCTTCCATTGTTCGATGGTTTGCCCTTTTGGGATGTAATGGTTTTCTTTATTCAAGGATTACAAAAAGGGGCATTAAATATTCGAGCTTCCAGCATGGCTTTTAGCTTTTTCCTGGCCATTTTTCCTGCAATAATCTTTTTATTTACCCTCATTGCCTATATTCCCATTGATAATTTTCAGGGACAGCTATTAAGTTTGTTGGAAGAGTTTATGCCTTACAATGCCTATCAAGCTAGTCGTGAAACTATTGAAGACATTGTAAAACAGCGTCGTGGTGGTTTGTTAAGTTTCGGATTTATTTTCGCCCTCTACTTTGCTACCAATGGCATCAATGCCATGATTGAGGCATTTAACCGTACCTTCCACAGTGTTCGCCGCCGAAAAGCCTTGCAACAGCGTTTTGTGGCTATTCTGCTTACTGTAATTCTTTCGGTTCTTTTATTGGTTTCGATAGCCCTAATTATCTTTAGTCAGGTAGTTATGGGTTACCTGGTTAAGAATGGATTTATGAGCAAGGACAATTACCTGGTCTTGTTGCTGGTTAACTGGTTTGTTTCCATAGCCCTGGTATATTTTGCTACGTCCTTTGTGTATTACTTAGGTCCATCTCGGCATACCCGTTGGAACTTCTTTTCGGCCGGATCCTCCTTGGCAACCCTACTCATTATCCTTACTTCTTACGGTTTTTCCGTTTACATCAATCACTTTAATCAATACAACAAATTATATGGTTCCATCGGCACCCTCATTATTGTTTTGCTGTGGTTGTACATCAATTCCTTTTTATTATTGATAGGTTTTGAGTTGAATGCAAGTATTGAACGTGCCAAACAAACTACTACGAAGGATAGTCCTTCAACCGAAGTTATACCTTCAACGGGGTGA
- a CDS encoding acyl--CoA ligase, with product MGIQESLSESARLFGPQIALVEKDNTITYSEFFELVKSIQVELILAGLEAKQVVAVKDDNSIAFAASLYAVMGLGAVALPVYHQVGQNEWDEVLAKANVNWVLANSQWFSNKVKPALVIQNLPFVFFRVHSNLSNWQSVEHPIFIRFTSGTTGQSKGVLLSLNSIWGRIESANRVLNLSSNDTVVWVLPMAFHFVVSIMLYLRYGCKVVLCKSPFPAEIAALLTKEQASFFYASPLHIKLLAQSKVTLPASLRWVISTSAGAQRHVCEQFYERFRIPVSQAYGIIEYGLPLIHSRPDPNLMDSVGTVTPGYEVGIFDSEGNELPAGMEGRMAIRGVGRFQAYLVPWKPAGSDWFYTGDWAVRDEQGRYFIKGREKSMVNLSGLKVFPEEVEEVLLQIPEIRGCKVYGLADGRGEEELIADIVVFSELDENTIKQFLRQHLALYKVPRKINMVSEIPETFSGKIKR from the coding sequence ATGGGTATTCAGGAGAGTTTATCCGAATCGGCAAGGTTGTTTGGGCCCCAAATAGCCTTAGTAGAAAAAGATAACACCATTACCTATTCCGAATTTTTTGAACTGGTAAAATCCATCCAGGTTGAATTGATTTTAGCCGGTTTGGAAGCCAAACAAGTTGTAGCCGTAAAAGACGATAATAGCATCGCTTTTGCGGCTTCATTGTATGCTGTAATGGGACTTGGTGCCGTTGCCTTGCCGGTGTACCACCAAGTTGGACAAAACGAATGGGATGAAGTATTGGCAAAGGCCAATGTCAACTGGGTTTTAGCCAATTCACAATGGTTTTCGAACAAGGTAAAACCGGCCTTAGTTATTCAAAATCTCCCATTTGTTTTTTTTCGGGTTCATTCCAACCTTAGCAATTGGCAAAGTGTTGAGCATCCTATTTTTATACGATTTACCAGCGGCACTACCGGGCAATCCAAAGGGGTTTTGTTGTCGTTGAACAGCATTTGGGGACGAATTGAATCTGCTAATCGCGTTTTAAATTTGTCATCGAATGATACAGTTGTTTGGGTACTTCCAATGGCCTTTCATTTTGTTGTTTCCATCATGTTATATCTTCGCTATGGTTGTAAAGTGGTGCTTTGTAAAAGTCCTTTCCCTGCAGAAATAGCGGCATTATTAACCAAGGAGCAGGCCAGTTTTTTTTATGCAAGTCCATTACACATAAAGTTGTTGGCTCAATCTAAAGTTACCTTACCTGCTAGTTTGAGGTGGGTAATTTCAACTTCGGCAGGGGCTCAAAGGCATGTTTGCGAACAATTTTATGAACGTTTCCGTATCCCGGTTTCCCAGGCTTATGGCATTATTGAATATGGTTTGCCTTTGATTCATAGTAGACCTGACCCCAATTTAATGGATTCGGTTGGAACAGTTACTCCGGGATATGAAGTTGGAATTTTTGATTCGGAGGGGAATGAATTGCCGGCAGGAATGGAAGGTAGAATGGCTATTCGGGGTGTTGGTCGGTTTCAGGCTTATCTTGTTCCATGGAAACCCGCCGGTTCAGATTGGTTTTACACCGGCGACTGGGCAGTTCGTGACGAACAAGGCAGATATTTTATCAAAGGAAGAGAAAAGTCTATGGTAAATTTGAGCGGATTAAAAGTCTTTCCGGAAGAGGTGGAAGAGGTTTTGCTGCAAATACCCGAGATAAGAGGGTGCAAGGTTTACGGATTGGCCGATGGCAGAGGTGAAGAGGAATTGATTGCTGATATCGTAGTGTTTTCTGAGTTAGATGAAAATACCATCAAGCAATTTCTAAGACAGCATTTGGCCTTGTATAAGGTGCCAAGGAAGATAAATATGGTGAGTGAAATTCCGGAAACCTTTAGTGGTAAGATTAAACGTTGA
- a CDS encoding acyl-CoA dehydrogenase family protein → MSQDRFQAPDYYLLDELLTDEHKLIRDTARAWVKKEVSPIIEEYAQRAEFPKHLIKGLAEIGAFGPYIPTEYGGAGLDQISYGLIMQELERGDSGIRSTASVQSSLVMYPIYTYGNEEQRRKYLPKLASGEWMGCFGLTEPDHGSNPGGMLTNIKDCGDHYLLNGAKMWISNAPFAQIAVVWAKDEQGDIRGIIVERGMRGFSTPETHGKWSLRASATGELIFDNVQVPKENLLPNVKGLKGPLGCLNSARYGISWGAIGAAMDCYDTALRYSQERIQFGRPIGGFQLQQRKLAEMITEITKAQLLAWRLGVLKNEHKATPAQISMAKRNNVHMAITIARDARQMLGGMGITGEYPIMRHSMNLESVITYEGTHDIHLLITGMDVTGFNAFT, encoded by the coding sequence ATGAGTCAAGATCGTTTTCAAGCCCCTGATTACTATTTGTTGGATGAACTTCTAACAGATGAACATAAATTAATTAGAGATACAGCCAGGGCTTGGGTGAAGAAGGAAGTAAGTCCAATCATTGAGGAATACGCTCAACGTGCCGAATTTCCAAAGCATTTAATCAAAGGCCTGGCCGAAATTGGTGCTTTTGGACCTTACATTCCTACTGAATATGGTGGAGCCGGTTTGGATCAAATATCCTATGGTTTAATTATGCAGGAATTGGAAAGAGGTGATAGTGGCATTCGTTCTACTGCTTCGGTTCAAAGTTCCTTGGTAATGTATCCTATTTATACTTACGGAAACGAGGAACAGCGTAGAAAATACCTGCCTAAGTTAGCCAGTGGAGAATGGATGGGATGTTTTGGGTTAACGGAGCCGGATCATGGTTCCAATCCGGGTGGTATGTTAACCAATATTAAAGACTGTGGGGATCATTATTTATTGAATGGCGCCAAAATGTGGATTTCCAATGCACCTTTTGCACAGATTGCAGTTGTTTGGGCAAAAGATGAGCAAGGGGATATTCGAGGAATTATTGTTGAACGCGGTATGAGAGGGTTTTCAACTCCCGAAACCCATGGTAAGTGGTCGTTGAGGGCTTCGGCAACAGGCGAATTGATTTTTGATAATGTCCAGGTTCCGAAAGAGAATTTGTTACCCAATGTAAAAGGACTTAAAGGACCGTTAGGGTGTTTGAATTCAGCCCGTTATGGAATTAGTTGGGGCGCTATTGGAGCTGCGATGGATTGTTATGATACCGCTTTGCGTTATTCTCAGGAAAGGATACAGTTTGGCAGACCCATTGGAGGTTTTCAATTGCAACAGCGCAAGTTGGCTGAAATGATAACAGAAATTACCAAGGCCCAGTTGCTGGCATGGCGTTTAGGCGTTTTGAAAAATGAACACAAGGCAACACCTGCCCAAATTTCCATGGCCAAAAGGAATAATGTGCACATGGCCATAACCATTGCCCGCGATGCTCGTCAAATGTTGGGTGGTATGGGTATTACCGGTGAATATCCGATTATGCGTCACAGCATGAATTTGGAAAGCGTTATTACCTACGAAGGTACTCATGACATCCATTTGCTCATAACCGGTATGGATGTTACCGGATTTAATGCCTTTACCTAA